One Pseudomonas muyukensis DNA segment encodes these proteins:
- a CDS encoding efflux transporter outer membrane subunit — MKLLKPLTPSLLALALAACAVGPDYQAPLTEPAKLDAGLEAKAYDRSRFESLWWKQFDDPVLNQLVQASLDGNRDLRVAFARLKAARSIREDVSNDQIPVVTSRASSDLGKGQVPGQTERRVNSERYDLGLDMAWELDLFGRIQRQIEASEAQEAAAEADLQQLQVSLIAELVDAYGQLRGAQLREQIAVANLKTQQQSRDITVTLRDTGVGNELDVVRADARLAGVEASVPQLQAAQVRAKNRIATLLGQRPDALAVDLSPKALPAIAKALPVGDPGELLRRRPDIRSAERQLAAATANVGVATADLFPRVSLSGFLGFTAARGSQIGSSAANAWALGPSITWAAFDLGSVRARLRGAKADAEGALANYEQQVLLALEESSNAFSDYGKRQQRLLALMRQSDASRKAAELASIRYREGTVDYLVLLDAERERLSAEDAQAQGEVELYSGIVAIYKALGGGWQPEVVATAQ, encoded by the coding sequence ATGAAGCTGCTCAAGCCCCTGACCCCGAGCCTGCTGGCGCTGGCCCTGGCGGCCTGCGCGGTGGGCCCGGACTACCAGGCCCCGCTGACCGAGCCGGCCAAGCTGGACGCCGGCCTTGAAGCCAAAGCCTATGACCGCAGCCGCTTCGAGAGCCTGTGGTGGAAACAGTTCGACGACCCGGTGCTGAACCAGTTGGTGCAGGCATCGCTGGACGGCAACCGCGACCTGCGCGTGGCCTTCGCCCGCCTGAAAGCGGCGCGGTCGATTCGCGAGGACGTGTCCAACGACCAGATCCCCGTGGTCACCAGCCGCGCCAGCAGCGACCTGGGCAAGGGCCAGGTCCCTGGCCAGACCGAACGCCGGGTCAACAGCGAGCGCTATGACCTGGGCCTGGACATGGCCTGGGAGCTCGACCTGTTCGGCCGCATCCAGCGCCAGATCGAGGCCAGCGAAGCCCAGGAAGCGGCGGCCGAAGCCGACCTGCAGCAGTTGCAGGTCAGCCTGATCGCCGAGCTGGTCGACGCCTACGGCCAACTGCGCGGCGCCCAGCTGCGCGAGCAGATCGCCGTGGCCAACCTCAAGACCCAGCAGCAGTCGCGGGACATCACCGTGACCCTGCGCGACACCGGGGTCGGCAACGAACTCGACGTGGTTCGCGCCGACGCCCGCCTGGCGGGTGTCGAAGCCAGCGTGCCGCAGTTGCAGGCCGCGCAGGTGCGGGCGAAGAACCGCATCGCCACCCTGCTCGGCCAGCGCCCGGACGCCCTGGCCGTCGATCTGTCGCCCAAGGCCCTGCCGGCGATCGCCAAGGCCCTGCCGGTGGGCGACCCCGGCGAGCTGCTGCGCCGCCGCCCGGACATCCGCAGCGCCGAGCGCCAGCTGGCCGCCGCCACCGCCAATGTCGGCGTGGCCACCGCCGACCTGTTCCCCCGGGTCAGCCTCAGCGGCTTCCTTGGCTTCACCGCCGCACGCGGTTCGCAGATCGGCTCTTCGGCGGCCAACGCCTGGGCGCTGGGCCCGAGCATTACCTGGGCGGCGTTCGACCTGGGCAGCGTGCGCGCCCGCCTGCGCGGCGCCAAGGCAGATGCCGAAGGGGCGCTGGCCAACTACGAACAACAGGTGCTGCTGGCCCTGGAAGAGTCCTCCAACGCCTTCAGCGACTATGGCAAGCGCCAGCAGCGCCTGCTGGCGTTGATGCGCCAGAGCGATGCCAGCCGCAAGGCGGCCGAGCTGGCCTCGATACGCTACCGCGAAGGCACGGTGGATTACCTGGTGCTGCTCGACGCCGAACGCGAGCGCCTGAGCGCCGAGGATGCCCAGGCCCAGGGCGAGGTCGAGCTGTACAGCGGCATCGTGGCAATCTACAAGGCGCTCGGCGGCGGCTGGCAGCCGGAGGTGGTCGCCACCGCGCAGTAA